The window AGTACGGTGTGTGCATCCACCTGCTTTAGCATGTCGTTCAACCTACACAGATAACCATCAACTCTAAGAGCCAAGATGCCAATACCAGTCCCTACACGGCTACAGACACATACATCAACCCTACATCGCTAGCATCAAGGAGATAGTTCAGTTGGCAATAGAAACGTCCACTGATGATAGTGAATTTGCGGCACGACAAACTTATATACTAAGGATGACGATCTGTGTAGAGGGTTCAGAGGAGCCAACCAAGCTAGCTAGGCCAGGGAGACTGAGATGAGAAACTCTTAGGAAcagggagagggagagccAAGAACACATCACAACACAACTACATGATGGCTGCGCTGTCACGGCCACGCCCAGAAGCAGCCCCAAAAGCAGAGACACCAAAACACAGTCGACAAGGTGACGGTAGGGCGACCCTACAGCTCACCGTCACTGAACCGGTCGCGCCCGGCAGCAGGGGCAACAAActccgcagcggcagcttCGGCGCTGCGCGACCAAGCGGCCATGGTCTCGTTGTCGACATCATCTAGGAAAGAGAGGCCCTGCATTGCACGACCACCACATGCACGCTGTAACGCCAGGAAAGCGAAGTGGCCGCCGATGACGGGGCGGGCAAAGAAATTCGGGCCGGGGAAGTTGCCGTCACCTTCTGTCTGGTGGAGGTCGGTGAAGGGGCGGTCGGTGACCGTCTCGTTGACCCAGGTGGCGACGGACTCGAGGATCTCGGAGCGGACGGGCTTGGAGGCTACCGCCATGGAGAAAAACTCCCAATCTGTCTTGGTGTAGAGGTGGCGGCTGTCCAAGGGGAGGCCGTATTTCTGGCGAACGTAGTGGTACCACACGGATTGTTTCTGGTAGATGTGTCGTGGGACAAAGCCGGGGGTCTCTGTGTCGGTGTCTTCCAGGTGGAAGCAGAGCTGTGCGTCTCCGTAGAGGTTGTAGATTGTTGTCCAGGACCCGTGCCAGTCGTAGGCTAGTTTGGCGTGCGTGCCATCTCGGGACATGCCGAATTCTTCCCATTTGGCGATGTAGCTATCGGCGATTTTCTGTTCGTGATGGTTAGTTTTGGTAGGAcgggaaagaagaagccgcgTTTACCTTGAAGTATTCAGCGTCAGACTTGTGTCCGGCCACCTCGGCAATCTTGCTCATGGCGTTGATGCCTACAATGCCCTTGAGAGCCAGGTTCGTTTGCAGCGCCAGCCAGCCCGCGAAATCATCGGTTGAAACTAGAAAGCATCAGTATATGGATTCCACATGAAAGGTCGCAAACCCACGTTGGTTGGCAGGTTCCAGGGAAAATTCCACCAGATACCCCGTCCACTGTTTCCACAGACGGTAGCTGCGCTTCACCCATTTCTCAGCCAGACGCTGACCGTGCATACCGCCGCCCCATTTCCCATCCTGATGAGAAATTCCAGACAGGATCTGCTGGTCATTCAGCGGGAAGCTTCCTGAGGATTCTTTCCAAATATTGGTGGGATGTGAGCCCTCGGTAGACCAGATTGACGAAGCGTCCGACGACTCATCGTAGATGAGAGAGTTCACGACTGCCAGTCCCATGATGAGGATGTTACCACATTCCTCAACAGGCATATACTCGTCATTTCCGTCCGGATGGCCAGTAGCATTGGGGAAGTGGGTGCCTAGATCGTGCATGGCATACGAGTTCGGATACTGTCCGCTCAGCATGTGTTCGATCAGCGGTTCAAGCAGATACGCCAGCCACCGCGGGTTGGTGTACATGAAGAACGGGAAGGCGGGGAAGATGACATCGATAGTTTGGAAATTGCCATTCGATGAGATCTCTTTGAGAAACAGGATGGGGTCTTCCGGTGTCCCGGAGAAGGTGGTTGCGCCCATGACCTGTCGCGCGGTGAGGGCAACAATGTCGACATAGTCATCAGCCCCGGACTTGTAGGCATCCGCAGCCAGTTGCTCCGAGTAGTTGGATGCCAGCGCCCCCGCAGCGGAATGATCCTTGTAGTGGAAACCGAGCAGCTCTTCAGTGGTTGGGAACCAAGAGTTCCAAAGAGGTCGCATCTGGGTCAGTCCGCGGGAAGATGCAAATTGCACGACAGGAATCTGGATAAGAGCAATCGTGAAGGTAACGCTATCTGCGGATTTATGATTCTTCTGGTCCAACTTGAAGGACTTGGAGAAGGCAAAGACAGGCATGTGGTCACGAATAGGCCGGAATCGCTCGTCGTTCTCATTGCTCAGGTTGCCGGAGCTGGCAAAGGCGTGCCGCACTTTGGCTGCACCGCCAGACTGATACTGGGCACTCTGTATCTGAAGTTAGTTTTGAAGAGTATAACAGTGGGTATGTCACATACAGCGGGCCCGGTGAAGTGAAGAGTGCCCCATTCTGCGCGGTCTCGGATCTCTGACAGATGGAGCTCGTTCTCCCTGCGAAACTGCCAACTCTGGAGGGCGGGCTTGTGATTCTCGACTCCGATCGTATCCCGCTGCCAGTGTAGTGGAGCACCATCGTCACTGGTCACCCAGCGCCCATCAACATCCATATACACGTTGACATCGGTGTCACCCTGGACATCGATCGTGATGTAGGAGGCCGGAATCGACTGCCGCAGAGTCGATGTGGGCGTAATGGGAGAAAGGAACGAGACAGTGATATCAAGGGGTGTCTGTGTATCCGTATCAATGCGGTAGGTCAAGTTGGTCGTGGAAGCGTCGTAGTTATTTCCGATGTATTCGGGAAACTGGACTGCATATGCGTCGGATTTCAGGTCGTTTTGGGGTCTGCCCAGGAGCGGGTATACGGCGCCCTGGCTGGGGACGTAAGCCATGATGGAGAGGCCCACCTCCTCTCCGGTGTAGAACATGGGCCATTTGGACCAGGGTGCTTCCCGAGCATCTGTGAGCCATGTGCTGAGGTAGGGGTTGCGGACAATCAGCGGCAAGACTGGCGGCGTGAGTGTGGAGGCGGCACTGAGCGCGGCCTGGCCCACGGCCGCCAGGAGTGCGAGCGACAGCTGCATGTGAAGGAGAGACGCGGGTTCTAGCAGCCCGCAATAAATGTACTTTGAATGTATAAGGTATGCCGTGTAACGAATGAGTATAGGGTGGGTTTcccggaggaggtggaagtggaaggaggaaggaagggCAGTGGTCGGGGTGTCGACATCATCGAGGAATGTGAGCCAAATGCGGGGAAGAAAGGATCGCCCCTGTGCTTATTATAGATTGTGGTTCAGCTCTCGTTTTTCCTGTAAACCAGTTGTATATTCGATGTGTGAGATGGATCTTTTATTTTATCTATCGCTATAATTGCTGGGAGTTGGGAGAGTACAGCTCATGGAATGATGTCATGCGGAGAGCAACTCACGATGGACGTAGAGCATGGCAGGTGAGAGACTGTAGAAAGACATAATGTGTTATGGGTATGAACTGGAAGCTACATTCTCCATGATAAATAACATTTATACTAGAAAGTTATTATATATTCCAGTGTTGGAGTAGGGGTGTTGTAGAGAGGGTTACCCTGTAGCTCAGATATATACAATGATCGATTTCTAGCGACACCTCCATTTGGATACATTATAGTCACGCATGGACCAGCTATCAGACCAAAATAACCAAAAATGCACCCGATCGGAAGCAAAGAATGTGGTCCTCCGGTGAAACTGCCTAACTAACGGGGACGCGTGCTCAACACGGTGTGGAGCATGTCCGTGCTTCTATACAACCCGCTAGTCCGTCAGTACGCGATCGACGCGCCTGTCTTTCGACTTTCAATTTACTCTGTGCTTGAGACTGCtcatctttctttctttgaATTTTCTCTTGTCCTGGTCTATTCTTGTCTGATTTCTTTCTTTTATCTCATTGTTTGACTCTACGCAGACAGTCCTCCCCCTGATCTTCTTGTCCCCCGCCGAGCTCCATTCTCcattcctctccatcccacATCCGCTCTCACTACTTTCTCCCCCCCAACACCACGGAGCTCCTTGACGCTGTGCTTTACAACCTTCAAAGCTTCAATCATGCAATCTACACAGTTCCCCTTCAGCCCCGTCAAGGATGGCCGCCGCATCCTCGGCGAGAAAAACACCAACGCGTGTCTGTCCCCGGCCAATTGGCCCAAGGACTCTTTCTCGACCACAGGCACCCCAACCAAACGAGTGTCAACTGCAGCATCGCCCAAGAAGCTTCTGCCTTCTCCCGTGTTCGCGGGCACAAAACGCACGAGAGACCAGGTGGACGAGATCGATGTAAACAGCGGACACGTCAAGAGACACAGTCCGGAGCTCTCGGCTTCCCCCGAAGAAAACAGCACCCAATCCATCCTCCAAAATGGCCTTGAGGATCAGGTACGTCTTTACACGCTCAAATATATTCAAGGACTAGCTCGCTAATCTCAAAATGGCACGCGACTATAGCTCCAACTGGTTCCGGACGCGATGGACACCGGTGCCTCAACACCACAGCACACACAGCTCGAACGCGACGAACCAGACCATCTACATGTAGAAAATCTCTCTGCCACAACCGAAAATAACCCACAGCCTACCACGCGAGCCATTCCCAACGACCCCGAGACGCGCAAGATGTTCATCCAAGAAGTGAGTCGAGTCTATACCGCGAcccaaaaaacaaacaaCATACACTAACGCCTCACCCCCAAAAGAAAGCacatctcctccgcagccGACTCCAAAGCGCTATGCGCAATGTCACGGACCACCAGTTCGACCGACGCGTGTCCGAGCTGGAAGCACACAGCCGCAAGTGTCCGCGGCTTTCACTCTCCGCTCTCTCGACGCCGTCCATGCTCTCCAAAAAGGCGACCACGCCTTCTCAAACCAAGACGCCGCACATTCTCTCTGCGGGAACGAGATTCTCTTCGCTGCTGAACACGCCTGACCTGCCTGCTACACGGCCATCGAGCGCGAGTGGTGTGAGGGATGCTACGCACGACGTTCGAGCTAAGACTCCCATTCGGGACAACAACACGCCACCGCGAGCGCTGGGGTCGCCGATGCAGCTGAGTAGCCCACCGGCGACGGTTGGGCGCCGTAACGGCAATGAGGATGGGGGTGACGAGCCAAGGGTCGAGACTAGAGGGGCACTGTCGCCGTCTGAGAGAGGCGATGCGGTTGACGGGCTGCTTAAGCTCATGCACACGGATCGGCACGACAATGGAGACGCATGGGCTGCATGAGACTTTTTTTGCGAGACCactttcctttttctgtaGTGGGCGTGTTGATGTTTTGGTTGGTCGGAGTCCCGGACGTGAATAGATCGAGGCTGCTTGGTATCTCTCGCAGCCTCGCAAGTACATTGTGGTCGAGCATcggttttttcttttgtctaCCTTGGCACAGGGATTTAT of the Penicillium psychrofluorescens genome assembly, chromosome: 1 genome contains:
- a CDS encoding uncharacterized protein (ID:PFLUO_001759-T1.cds;~source:funannotate); protein product: MQLSLALLAAVGQAALSAASTLTPPVLPLIVRNPYLSTWLTDAREAPWSKWPMFYTGEEVGLSIMAYVPSQGAVYPLLGRPQNDLKSDAYAVQFPEYIGNNYDASTTNLTYRIDTDTQTPLDITVSFLSPITPTSTLRQSIPASYITIDVQGDTDVNVYMDVDGRWVTSDDGAPLHWQRDTIGVENHKPALQSWQFRRENELHLSEIRDRAEWGTLHFTGPASAQYQSGGAAKVRHAFASSGNLSNENDERFRPIRDHMPVFAFSKSFKLDQKNHKSADSVTFTIALIQIPVVQFASSRGLTQMRPLWNSWFPTTEELLGFHYKDHSAAGALASNYSEQLAADAYKSGADDYVDIVALTARQVMGATTFSGTPEDPILFLKEISSNGNFQTIDVIFPAFPFFMYTNPRWLAYLLEPLIEHMLSGQYPNSYAMHDLGTHFPNATGHPDGNDEYMPVEECGNILIMGLAVVNSLIYDESSDASSIWSTEGSHPTNIWKESSGSFPLNDQQILSGISHQDGKWGGGMHGQRLAEKWVKRSYRLWKQWTGYLVEFSLEPANQLSTDDFAGWLALQTNLALKGIVGINAMSKIAEVAGHKSDAEYFKKIADSYIAKWEEFGMSRDGTHAKLAYDWHGSWTTIYNLYGDAQLCFHLEDTDTETPGFVPRHIYQKQSVWYHYVRQKYGLPLDSRHLYTKTDWEFFSMAVASKPVRSEILESVATWVNETVTDRPFTDLHQTEGDGNFPGPNFFARPVIGGHFAFLALQRACGGRAMQGLSFLDDVDNETMAAWSRSAEAAAAEFVAPAAGRDRFSDGEL
- a CDS encoding uncharacterized protein (ID:PFLUO_001760-T1.cds;~source:funannotate), which codes for MQSTQFPFSPVKDGRRILGEKNTNACLSPANWPKDSFSTTGTPTKRVSTAASPKKLLPSPVFAGTKRTRDQVDEIDVNSGHVKRHSPELSASPEENSTQSILQNGLEDQLQLVPDAMDTGASTPQHTQLERDEPDHLHVENLSATTENNPQPTTRAIPNDPETRKMFIQEKAHLLRSRLQSAMRNVTDHQFDRRVSELEAHSRKCPRLSLSALSTPSMLSKKATTPSQTKTPHILSAGTRFSSLLNTPDLPATRPSSASGVRDATHDVRAKTPIRDNNTPPRALGSPMQLSSPPATVGRRNGNEDGGDEPRVETRGALSPSERGDAVDGLLKLMHTDRHDNGDAWAA